A window of Haliscomenobacter hydrossis DSM 1100 contains these coding sequences:
- a CDS encoding DUF4350 domain-containing protein: protein MRSKNFIFYAAGLLVLGLLVFLLSTDGTRSYTWSEHYKEQNKGPFGLRVVFKLLKSRVPKSDFILLKKRLSKSLATQPGLKSNYVFMGSGQYLDSADAETLLRFVANGNDAFIATRVLPFNLMFKLYVKPCGDAKWTNLNYYQDKTVSANFEHPSLQNATGFSFEYRHLEEDKLYDWHFFDTTYFCNNPGGLVALGKLNGNKINFVRIRHGRGNFYLHSNPLFFTNLFMIEKTGKDYAERAFAHLSNGPIYWDCTSKVPRDVAENMNADSQGGRRRRDFSRPSPLSYVLSQPPLAWAWYVLLGATLVYFLFRVKRRQRIIPVLPANKNNSLAFIRTIGRLYFLQNSHRQLALQNMKLFLQFVRDRYKLQTRELQEEFMHQLSVKSEVKLDTIKNILDMHHLIEHSPEITDKALVDFHQKIEYFYKTCK from the coding sequence ACCTGGTCGGAGCATTACAAAGAACAGAACAAAGGCCCATTTGGACTAAGGGTGGTATTTAAACTGCTCAAGAGCCGGGTACCAAAATCGGACTTTATTTTGTTGAAAAAACGCCTCAGCAAAAGCCTGGCCACCCAACCTGGGCTAAAGTCCAATTACGTCTTCATGGGCTCGGGGCAATACCTCGATTCCGCTGATGCCGAAACCTTGCTGCGTTTCGTGGCCAATGGCAACGATGCCTTTATTGCGACCCGTGTTTTGCCCTTCAACCTGATGTTCAAACTGTATGTCAAACCCTGCGGAGATGCCAAGTGGACCAATCTGAATTATTATCAGGACAAAACGGTGAGTGCCAATTTTGAGCACCCCAGCTTGCAAAATGCCACTGGCTTTAGCTTTGAATACCGCCACCTGGAGGAGGATAAATTGTACGACTGGCATTTTTTTGATACCACTTATTTTTGTAACAATCCAGGTGGCCTGGTTGCCTTGGGTAAACTCAATGGCAACAAAATCAACTTTGTGCGCATTCGACACGGACGAGGAAATTTTTACCTGCACAGCAATCCCCTGTTTTTTACCAACCTGTTTATGATCGAAAAAACGGGTAAAGATTATGCCGAGCGGGCGTTTGCACACCTCTCCAATGGCCCGATTTATTGGGATTGTACCAGCAAAGTGCCGCGTGATGTTGCCGAAAACATGAATGCAGATAGCCAGGGTGGCCGTCGACGCCGTGATTTTAGCCGCCCCAGCCCACTAAGTTATGTGCTGAGTCAGCCCCCCTTGGCCTGGGCCTGGTATGTGCTGTTGGGTGCTACGCTGGTGTATTTTCTGTTTCGGGTCAAACGCAGGCAACGCATCATTCCGGTGTTGCCCGCCAATAAAAACAACTCGCTGGCCTTCATTCGCACGATTGGCCGCTTGTATTTTTTGCAAAATAGCCATCGGCAATTGGCCTTACAAAACATGAAACTTTTTTTGCAGTTTGTGCGGGACCGCTACAAGTTACAAACCCGCGAATTGCAGGAAGAATTTATGCATCAACTCAGCGTCAAATCGGAAGTCAAGCTGGATACGATCAAAAATATCTTGGACATGCACCACCTCATCGAGCATTCCCCAGAGATTACGGACAAGGCTTTGGTAGACTTTCACCAAAAAATCGAATACTTTTACAAAACTTGCAAATAA
- the gcvT gene encoding glycine cleavage system aminomethyltransferase GcvT codes for MKNTPLTEKHIALGAKMAPFAGYNMPISYTGIQEEHHTVRDKVGVFDVSHMGEFIVRGKQALELIQQITTNDASKLGIGQAQYSAMPNEQGGIIDDLLVYRLPEDNCADGERAYMMVVNASNIEKDWNWVNAHLEPNAEFIRGFDTKVINISDQTSLIAVQGPKALQTLQPLTGIDLSRIKYYNFAKGKFAGFDNVLISATGYTGAGGFEIYVDNKQAAAIWDAVFEAGKTLGIAPIGLGARDTLRLEMGFCLYGNDIDDTTSPMEAGLGWITKLSKPSFIGKSIFEAQKAAGLSRKLVGFMLEDRRIPRHDYAILDAQGQNIGKVTSGSQSPTLGKPIGMGYVQTAYSSPGSEIFISIGGKSLPATVVKLPFLQQS; via the coding sequence ATGAAAAACACACCACTCACTGAAAAGCATATTGCCCTTGGTGCCAAGATGGCGCCTTTTGCCGGGTACAACATGCCCATCTCCTATACAGGAATCCAGGAAGAACACCATACGGTACGGGATAAAGTAGGCGTATTTGATGTATCGCACATGGGTGAATTCATCGTCAGAGGCAAGCAGGCATTGGAGTTGATTCAACAAATCACCACCAATGATGCCTCCAAACTGGGGATTGGTCAGGCTCAATATTCCGCGATGCCCAATGAACAGGGGGGAATCATCGACGACCTTTTGGTGTACCGCCTTCCTGAAGACAACTGCGCCGACGGCGAGCGGGCCTACATGATGGTGGTGAATGCCTCTAACATTGAAAAAGACTGGAATTGGGTCAATGCCCACCTCGAACCCAATGCCGAGTTCATTCGTGGATTTGATACCAAGGTCATCAATATTTCGGATCAAACTTCCCTGATTGCCGTACAAGGGCCTAAAGCACTTCAAACCTTGCAACCCCTTACGGGCATAGATTTGTCGCGCATCAAATACTACAATTTTGCCAAGGGCAAATTTGCCGGATTTGACAATGTGCTCATCTCGGCCACGGGGTATACGGGTGCGGGAGGTTTTGAAATTTATGTAGACAACAAGCAAGCCGCAGCCATCTGGGATGCTGTTTTTGAAGCGGGTAAGACCTTGGGCATTGCACCCATTGGTTTGGGTGCTCGTGATACCCTTCGCCTGGAAATGGGCTTTTGTTTGTATGGCAATGACATTGATGATACGACTTCGCCCATGGAGGCCGGCTTGGGTTGGATTACCAAATTGAGCAAACCGAGCTTCATCGGCAAATCCATTTTTGAAGCCCAAAAAGCCGCAGGCCTTAGTCGCAAATTGGTCGGTTTTATGCTGGAAGATCGCCGCATTCCCCGCCACGACTACGCTATTTTGGATGCACAAGGCCAAAACATCGGCAAGGTTACTTCTGGATCGCAGTCTCCTACCCTGGGCAAACCCATTGGCATGGGCTATGTACAAACGGCTTATTCCAGTCCTGGTTCCGAGATTTTCATTTCCATTGGAGGAAAAAGTTTACCCGCAACGGTCGTAAAACTGCCCTTCTTACAGCAATCGTAG
- a CDS encoding D-2-hydroxyacid dehydrogenase: MIKILANDGISPDGQTLLEEAGYEVDTTRIPQADLPGVIGQYDVLIVRSATKVTKEVIDAGTNLKIIARGGVGLDNIDTDYARSKGITVFNTPAASSQAVAELAFAHMFSLARFLHGSNRAMPVSGGTEYDKLKKKFSDGIQLRGRTLGIIGFGRIGQEAARIGIGLGMNVLAVDPMIDEARIDIKPYNSEYITMAVSVPTVEMDELFAKSDFITLHVPFSGGTPIIGKAQFDKMKKGVCLINTSRGGTVDEEALLEAMASGKVAGAGLDVFDFEPTPRPEILSHPNISLTPHIGASTLEAQANIGLELADRILAFFGDDK, encoded by the coding sequence ATGATCAAGATCCTTGCCAATGATGGCATCAGCCCAGACGGTCAAACACTACTTGAAGAAGCGGGTTATGAAGTAGACACTACCCGCATTCCGCAGGCAGACCTGCCTGGTGTAATCGGTCAGTACGACGTACTGATTGTACGCAGTGCAACCAAAGTTACGAAGGAAGTTATCGACGCCGGTACCAACCTCAAGATCATTGCGCGTGGCGGCGTTGGCTTGGACAACATTGATACAGATTATGCCCGTTCCAAGGGGATTACTGTGTTCAATACTCCAGCAGCTTCGTCTCAGGCGGTAGCCGAACTGGCTTTCGCGCACATGTTCAGCCTAGCGCGGTTTTTGCACGGTTCCAACCGGGCAATGCCCGTATCGGGTGGTACGGAGTACGACAAACTCAAAAAGAAATTCTCGGATGGCATTCAGTTGCGCGGCCGTACCCTGGGTATCATCGGCTTTGGCCGGATTGGCCAGGAAGCTGCACGCATCGGGATTGGCCTCGGGATGAACGTACTTGCCGTAGACCCCATGATTGATGAAGCGCGCATCGACATCAAACCTTACAACAGCGAATACATTACCATGGCCGTAAGTGTACCTACGGTGGAAATGGATGAACTGTTTGCCAAGTCGGATTTCATCACCCTACACGTACCTTTCAGCGGTGGCACGCCCATCATCGGCAAGGCACAGTTTGATAAAATGAAAAAAGGCGTATGCCTGATCAATACATCTCGTGGTGGAACAGTAGACGAAGAAGCGCTACTGGAAGCTATGGCAAGTGGTAAAGTAGCGGGAGCGGGTTTGGATGTATTCGATTTTGAACCTACCCCTCGGCCAGAGATTCTGTCACATCCGAATATCTCTTTGACGCCACACATCGGTGCTTCTACCCTGGAAGCTCAGGCCAATATTGGCCTGGAATTGGCCGATCGAATTTTGGCGTTCTTCGGGGACGACAAGTAA
- a CDS encoding helix-turn-helix domain-containing protein produces the protein MNTVITPKIVASNVRIWRGHLGIKQHVVAAELGVCRKWYGDLENGRVRFKVDQLLVIAQLFNISPGEFFKEKIDFEKQKIAPPRI, from the coding sequence ATGAATACTGTAATCACACCTAAAATTGTGGCCAGCAACGTGCGTATCTGGCGTGGCCACCTAGGCATCAAACAACACGTTGTAGCCGCAGAACTCGGCGTTTGCCGCAAATGGTACGGCGACCTAGAAAACGGTAGAGTAAGATTCAAAGTAGACCAGCTTTTGGTCATTGCTCAACTTTTCAACATTTCACCAGGAGAGTTTTTTAAAGAAAAAATTGATTTTGAAAAACAAAAAATTGCCCCCCCCAGAATTTGA
- a CDS encoding HEAT repeat domain-containing protein, translating into MKFYTRIGIFAIIGFCIWGLTSCVPPSEKKASSVVRTNIFADATAQDIYQLQDLRNTDSLLFFLRDADPSYRYAAAMAFASIKDTTIVEQLGELLKDESPDVRYAVAYALGQTKAKAAEPLLIAGFDRFDSTGISMKVNAAILEAIGKCGSKKALQQMSTVSTYKPGDSILVEGLAWGIYRFALRGITDTTATKRMVEMLGNPQFSQQIRYVAAYFLARANVQLDTFASFLAPLAPKEKNPFIRMALASSLGKTTKPYAADTLIRWLPKEPDYRVRVNIVQALGKLDYKRTRVSIFNALRDPNAHVASTAARTLVTYGQGRDATFYWKLAKDSSLTWSVQASLYAAAQRLLPPLYADYRETMNFQCRRRYERSASPEERAAFLEALSEFPWNYRYIQQQATSVKSPVVRSAAWNGLKKIASRPDFERFFGLGWRKVGKELSIYFRQALQGGDAGVMAIAAEALRFPQRNFGQYFPQVGFLDTVLTSLKLPRDLETYGEIQKTRSFLKGEVEPAPLKTDPKKHPINWEILASLRERPVAIINTSKGTIRIQLLPEVAPGAVAMFVAQARKGYYNGKSFHRVVPNFVAQGGCPRGDGSGSLDFTLRTEVPAPMRYDHEGMVGLASAGLDTESVQFFITHSPAPHLDGNYTIFATVADGMSVVHDLQIGDVINKISIQ; encoded by the coding sequence ATGAAGTTTTACACGCGCATTGGCATTTTTGCCATTATTGGATTTTGCATTTGGGGGCTGACCAGTTGTGTGCCCCCTTCCGAAAAAAAAGCTTCATCGGTCGTTCGTACCAATATTTTTGCGGATGCTACCGCGCAGGACATCTATCAGTTGCAAGACCTGCGCAACACAGACAGTTTACTTTTTTTTCTACGCGATGCTGACCCCTCCTACCGCTATGCCGCTGCAATGGCTTTTGCATCCATTAAAGACACTACCATTGTTGAACAATTGGGCGAACTCCTCAAAGACGAGTCGCCAGATGTGCGCTATGCCGTAGCCTATGCCCTCGGCCAAACCAAGGCCAAAGCCGCCGAACCGCTGCTCATCGCCGGATTTGACCGCTTCGACAGCACGGGTATCTCCATGAAAGTAAATGCCGCCATTTTAGAAGCCATCGGAAAATGTGGCTCGAAAAAAGCGCTTCAACAGATGAGTACCGTCAGTACCTACAAACCTGGAGATTCCATTTTGGTAGAAGGCCTGGCCTGGGGGATTTACCGTTTTGCCCTGCGGGGCATCACCGATACTACCGCCACCAAACGTATGGTCGAAATGCTGGGCAACCCGCAGTTTTCTCAACAAATTCGCTACGTTGCGGCCTATTTTTTGGCTCGTGCAAATGTACAACTCGATACGTTTGCTTCCTTTTTGGCACCGCTCGCCCCAAAAGAAAAAAATCCGTTTATCCGCATGGCCCTGGCCAGCAGTTTGGGTAAAACCACCAAACCTTACGCCGCAGATACATTGATCCGCTGGTTGCCGAAAGAACCCGATTACCGGGTGCGGGTGAACATCGTACAAGCCCTGGGAAAACTGGATTACAAACGCACCCGCGTGTCCATTTTTAATGCCTTGCGCGATCCCAACGCCCACGTAGCCAGTACGGCTGCCCGGACGCTGGTAACGTATGGGCAAGGCCGTGATGCCACTTTTTATTGGAAACTGGCCAAAGACTCTTCGCTTACCTGGTCGGTACAAGCCAGTCTCTACGCCGCTGCCCAGCGCCTTTTGCCACCTTTGTACGCTGATTACCGCGAAACGATGAATTTTCAGTGCCGCCGTCGTTACGAACGCAGTGCCAGTCCGGAAGAAAGAGCCGCCTTTTTGGAGGCGTTGAGTGAATTTCCCTGGAATTATCGCTACATCCAACAGCAAGCTACTTCCGTCAAAAGCCCGGTAGTACGCAGCGCGGCCTGGAATGGTTTGAAAAAAATTGCCAGTCGGCCAGATTTTGAGCGCTTTTTTGGTTTGGGCTGGCGAAAAGTGGGCAAAGAACTGTCGATCTACTTCCGGCAAGCTTTACAGGGTGGCGACGCCGGGGTTATGGCCATTGCTGCGGAAGCCTTGCGCTTTCCGCAGCGCAACTTTGGGCAATATTTTCCACAAGTTGGCTTTTTGGATACCGTACTCACCAGTCTGAAATTGCCTCGTGACCTTGAAACGTATGGTGAAATCCAAAAAACCCGCAGTTTTCTGAAAGGTGAAGTGGAACCCGCACCACTCAAAACAGACCCCAAAAAACACCCCATCAATTGGGAAATTCTGGCCAGCCTGCGCGAGCGACCAGTAGCCATCATCAATACCTCTAAAGGCACCATTCGCATCCAGTTGCTTCCGGAAGTAGCTCCCGGTGCAGTGGCCATGTTTGTAGCCCAAGCCCGCAAGGGGTATTACAACGGTAAATCTTTTCACCGGGTAGTACCCAATTTTGTGGCGCAAGGTGGCTGCCCACGTGGCGACGGATCGGGTAGCCTGGATTTTACCCTGCGCACCGAAGTGCCTGCACCCATGCGTTACGACCACGAAGGGATGGTTGGGTTGGCCTCGGCGGGTTTGGATACGGAAAGTGTACAATTTTTCATCACCCATTCTCCTGCACCTCATCTTGATGGAAATTATACTATCTTCGCTACGGTCGCCGATGGGATGAGTGTGGTACACGATCTACAAATTGGTGATGTCATCAACAAAATAAGCATTCAGTAG
- a CDS encoding GbsR/MarR family transcriptional regulator gives MNLSEGKDKFLQSWGAFGSSWGVNRTMAQIHALLMIAPQALSADDIMEELKISRGNANMNLRALIDWGLVSKELKAGERKEFFIAEKDMWKVVKNIIIQRKKKELEPMLKILDELSSVEGDTPEAAEFVRMIKEIKLFSGKADSTLDTLVKADSNWFIGTFMKMIR, from the coding sequence ATGAACTTGTCCGAAGGAAAGGATAAATTTTTGCAATCGTGGGGCGCTTTTGGCTCAAGCTGGGGCGTCAACCGCACCATGGCTCAAATCCATGCATTACTGATGATTGCCCCTCAGGCCCTCAGTGCAGACGATATCATGGAAGAACTCAAGATTTCTCGCGGCAATGCCAATATGAACTTGCGGGCCCTGATCGATTGGGGATTGGTGTCCAAGGAACTCAAGGCGGGCGAACGCAAAGAATTTTTTATCGCTGAAAAAGACATGTGGAAGGTGGTAAAAAACATCATCATCCAACGCAAGAAAAAAGAATTGGAGCCGATGCTCAAGATTCTGGATGAGCTGTCGAGCGTGGAAGGGGACACCCCGGAAGCCGCGGAATTCGTGCGGATGATCAAAGAAATCAAGCTCTTTTCAGGCAAGGCCGATTCCACTTTGGATACCTTGGTAAAAGCCGATTCCAACTGGTTTATCGGCACTTTTATGAAAATGATCAGATGA
- the aroB gene encoding 3-dehydroquinate synthase has product MQTIALSDYNIYVGPIETGWKLFLEQKKYHQILVIADENTEKHCLPLLANAMEGQPFSVINIPAGEQYKDIGTCQQIWQQMLDLGVDRQALVINLGGGVIGDMGGFCASTYKRGVDFVQVPTTLLSQVDASIGGKLGIDFGMVKNSVGVFCNPQAVFVDPAFLATLSARELRSGFAEIIKHALIQDIAQWEKIKNIHQLDDVDWPALIVPSLLIKKQVVEADPFERGLRKALNFGHTIGHAVEGFALETDQPLLHGEAIAIGMICEAWLSHQQGYLSAADLAEISRFFIHTYGHYTLQEENFADYLRLMGNDKKNEGKKINFSLIGAPGQVHINCHAQADEIAESLRYYQQLKA; this is encoded by the coding sequence ATGCAAACGATAGCGCTCAGCGACTACAACATTTACGTAGGTCCAATTGAAACCGGGTGGAAACTATTCCTGGAGCAAAAAAAATACCATCAAATTCTGGTCATTGCTGATGAAAACACGGAAAAGCACTGCTTGCCCCTCCTGGCCAATGCCATGGAAGGACAACCATTCAGTGTGATCAATATTCCCGCTGGGGAGCAATACAAAGACATTGGGACTTGCCAACAAATTTGGCAACAGATGCTGGATTTGGGTGTGGATCGCCAGGCCCTGGTGATCAACCTCGGCGGTGGGGTGATTGGCGACATGGGCGGTTTTTGCGCCAGTACCTACAAACGTGGGGTTGATTTTGTCCAGGTGCCTACTACCCTGCTTTCGCAGGTTGACGCTTCCATTGGCGGCAAATTGGGCATCGATTTTGGGATGGTCAAAAACAGCGTTGGGGTGTTTTGCAACCCCCAAGCCGTTTTTGTAGATCCGGCTTTTTTGGCCACCCTCTCGGCACGGGAGCTGCGTAGCGGGTTTGCTGAAATCATCAAACATGCCTTGATTCAAGACATCGCGCAGTGGGAAAAGATTAAAAACATCCATCAACTCGACGATGTGGATTGGCCAGCCTTGATTGTGCCCTCCTTGCTCATTAAAAAACAAGTAGTCGAAGCCGACCCTTTTGAACGAGGCCTGCGCAAAGCCCTGAATTTTGGGCATACCATCGGGCATGCGGTAGAAGGCTTCGCGCTGGAAACCGACCAGCCTTTGTTGCACGGCGAAGCCATTGCCATAGGAATGATCTGCGAGGCCTGGTTGTCACATCAGCAGGGCTACCTGAGTGCTGCAGATCTGGCTGAAATCAGCCGGTTTTTCATCCATACTTATGGTCATTATACCCTGCAGGAAGAAAATTTTGCCGACTATTTGCGTTTAATGGGAAATGACAAAAAGAATGAAGGCAAAAAGATCAATTTTTCATTGATCGGAGCGCCGGGCCAGGTCCACATCAATTGTCATGCTCAGGCCGACGAAATAGCGGAAAGTTTAAGGTACTACCAGCAATTGAAGGCTTGA
- a CDS encoding transglycosylase domain-containing protein, with product MRAIINYLFSEANHPTHLSIVKWMWRITLYGLLGGFLFFVFLSFSNLPSLQQLENPRSDEASQVLADNGELLGVIAAENRIPITYDSLSPYLVHALIATEDKRFYEHVGIDFEALGRVMVKTVMLQDRSSGGASTITQQLAKLLFTKKPGSGLARVMQKFKEWIIAVRLERKYTKEEILTMYLNKAEFVNNAYGIKAAADTYFSKTPKNLELHEAAMLIGMLQNPSYFNPLRRPELCKKRREIVLNQMVKNGSLTETRYNEVRVSDLGINFRRKSHIDGIATYFREALRQDLKSILSSKECLQHPDGTPYDLYRDGLKVYTTIDPEVQRLAERAMIKHMSSLQKAFWNEWRGKDPWTYKGGSDANIPSVPTRMAALDNSVRATDRYQVLRDIYLGDITRQIESEMAGEGFFHEDDREIDRMEEENSKPGYLEKLVEQQIIGVPLAAQYRKVMNHSEFPKLLNQWRSLQEVVTRDFRRPVRMRVFTYEPGRNFEKDTVMSPLDSIKYHRMFLQTGILAVEPQSGYVKAWVGGINSKYFQYDHIRISRQVGSTFKPFVYAAAIALNRLSPCYTVYDVQQTIEPGDGDFNLFTRWTPRNFNNEYSGRLINLKEGLRKSKNSVSVKLVKELNSTTPIRTLVHAMGIDSSTRYPNGQYRVPKSPAICLGAADLSVMEMTGAFSTFANNGLFVRPTTVLRIEDKTGKIIYESEVREEQAIQPAPNYVMVELLRYAANISGIKSDVGGKTGTTNDFVDGWFMGMTPNLVVGTWVGGEDRWIHFRSSTYGQGARMAKPFFVEFLRQLESAKDLNFDPSKKFFRPPGDLGIILDCSQYTQGGLNLNPTNTGTGKEDQFGDEINQ from the coding sequence ATGCGCGCAATCATCAATTATCTTTTTAGTGAGGCAAACCATCCTACCCATCTCAGTATTGTGAAATGGATGTGGCGAATTACGCTGTATGGTTTGCTCGGTGGATTTTTGTTTTTTGTGTTTCTGTCGTTCTCCAATTTGCCATCCTTGCAACAATTGGAAAACCCCCGTAGTGATGAAGCTTCACAAGTCCTGGCTGACAATGGTGAATTACTGGGCGTGATTGCCGCTGAAAACCGCATTCCCATTACCTACGATTCGCTTTCGCCCTATCTGGTGCACGCCTTAATTGCTACTGAAGACAAACGTTTTTATGAACACGTGGGGATAGATTTTGAGGCATTGGGTCGGGTGATGGTCAAAACCGTGATGCTCCAGGATCGCAGTTCCGGTGGAGCGAGTACCATTACCCAACAGTTGGCCAAGTTGCTGTTTACCAAAAAACCGGGTTCTGGCTTAGCCAGGGTCATGCAAAAATTCAAAGAATGGATCATTGCCGTGCGTTTGGAAAGAAAATACACCAAGGAGGAAATCCTCACGATGTACCTCAATAAGGCTGAATTTGTCAACAATGCCTACGGCATCAAAGCCGCCGCAGATACCTATTTCAGCAAAACCCCCAAAAATCTTGAATTACATGAGGCAGCCATGCTGATTGGGATGTTGCAAAATCCGTCTTACTTCAACCCGCTGCGTCGGCCAGAATTGTGCAAAAAGCGCCGAGAGATTGTGTTGAATCAAATGGTCAAAAATGGTTCCCTGACCGAAACCCGCTACAATGAAGTGAGGGTGTCTGATTTGGGGATCAATTTCCGCCGCAAATCACATATTGACGGGATTGCCACTTATTTCCGCGAAGCACTGCGCCAGGATCTCAAATCCATCTTGAGTAGCAAAGAATGTTTGCAGCACCCCGACGGCACACCTTATGATTTGTACCGCGATGGCCTCAAAGTATATACCACCATCGACCCTGAAGTACAGCGTTTGGCCGAGCGAGCGATGATCAAACACATGTCCAGCCTGCAAAAAGCGTTTTGGAATGAATGGCGTGGCAAAGACCCCTGGACCTACAAGGGTGGATCGGATGCCAATATCCCCAGTGTACCTACCCGTATGGCGGCACTGGACAATAGTGTACGCGCAACCGACCGCTATCAGGTACTCCGTGACATTTACCTTGGGGACATTACCCGCCAGATTGAATCAGAAATGGCCGGGGAGGGATTCTTTCATGAAGACGATCGCGAAATCGACCGGATGGAGGAAGAAAACAGCAAACCAGGCTACCTGGAAAAATTGGTGGAACAACAAATTATTGGTGTCCCCCTGGCTGCTCAATACCGCAAGGTGATGAATCACTCCGAGTTTCCAAAACTACTCAACCAGTGGAGAAGCCTGCAAGAAGTAGTGACCCGCGATTTCCGTCGTCCAGTCAGAATGCGAGTTTTCACTTATGAACCGGGCCGCAATTTTGAAAAAGACACCGTGATGTCTCCCCTCGACTCCATCAAATACCACCGCATGTTTTTGCAAACGGGCATCTTGGCAGTTGAACCCCAAAGTGGTTACGTCAAAGCCTGGGTGGGTGGCATCAATTCAAAATATTTCCAATACGACCACATCCGCATTAGCCGGCAGGTCGGTTCTACCTTCAAGCCATTCGTGTACGCAGCGGCCATCGCCCTCAATCGGCTCTCGCCCTGTTACACCGTGTATGATGTGCAACAAACCATTGAACCCGGTGATGGTGATTTTAATTTGTTTACCCGTTGGACGCCGCGCAACTTCAACAATGAATACTCCGGGCGCTTGATCAACTTGAAAGAAGGGCTGCGCAAATCCAAAAACTCGGTTTCGGTCAAACTGGTGAAAGAACTCAACAGTACCACCCCCATTCGTACCCTTGTCCACGCCATGGGCATCGACAGCAGCACCCGTTATCCCAATGGGCAGTATCGGGTACCCAAAAGTCCGGCCATTTGCCTCGGAGCAGCCGACTTGAGCGTGATGGAAATGACCGGTGCCTTTTCTACATTTGCCAACAACGGGCTTTTTGTACGTCCAACTACGGTGCTGCGCATTGAAGACAAAACGGGCAAAATCATTTATGAGTCGGAGGTTCGTGAAGAGCAGGCCATCCAGCCTGCCCCCAATTACGTCATGGTCGAATTGTTGCGCTACGCCGCCAACATCAGTGGGATCAAAAGTGACGTGGGCGGCAAAACCGGTACCACCAACGATTTTGTAGATGGATGGTTCATGGGCATGACCCCCAACCTCGTAGTGGGCACTTGGGTGGGTGGTGAAGACCGTTGGATCCACTTCCGCTCTTCTACCTATGGCCAAGGCGCCAGAATGGCCAAGCCATTTTTTGTTGAATTTCTCCGGCAACTGGAAAGTGCGAAAGACCTCAATTTTGACCCCTCCAAAAAGTTTTTCCGTCCTCCCGGAGATTTAGGCATCATCCTGGATTGTAGCCAATATACCCAAGGAGGGCTGAATTTGAATCCGACCAACACCGGAACGGGTAAAGAGGATCAATTTGGCGATGAAATAAACCAATAA
- a CDS encoding AAA family ATPase: protein MSLPEEMNPNPAEQAFNESPENHNSTASTATSPDHWGRNRVDLSKVTAAVEEVRQELGKVIVGQTALIDLLLVALFADGHVLLEGVPGIAKTLTAKLLAQTLDVEFSRIQFTPDLMPSDVIGTSVFNQKTVDFSFKAGPIFANVVLIDEINRAPAKTQAALFEVMEEAQVTVDGATYHLEYPFFVMATQNPIEQEGTYKLPEAQLDRFLMKIIIDYPTLEDEKNILRRFRKESKVDLQKEVKKVLSPAKVKACRELIEEVFIEDHLLDYIANIVTQTRSHGDLYLGASPRASLAILRSSKVVAAISGRDFVTPEDIQYVAYPVLNHRIILQPEREMEGFETKDVIKDILAKIEVPR, encoded by the coding sequence ATGTCATTGCCAGAAGAAATGAACCCAAACCCTGCGGAGCAGGCATTCAACGAATCCCCTGAAAACCACAACTCAACGGCATCTACCGCTACGTCGCCGGATCATTGGGGCCGCAATCGGGTCGATCTGAGTAAGGTCACTGCTGCGGTAGAGGAAGTGCGCCAGGAGTTGGGCAAAGTCATCGTGGGACAAACAGCGCTGATCGATTTGTTGTTGGTCGCCTTATTTGCGGATGGTCATGTGTTGCTGGAAGGAGTGCCCGGTATTGCCAAAACCCTTACCGCAAAATTACTGGCACAAACCCTGGATGTGGAGTTTTCCCGCATTCAATTCACCCCCGATTTGATGCCCAGCGACGTGATTGGTACCTCGGTTTTTAACCAAAAAACGGTGGATTTTTCTTTCAAAGCCGGCCCAATTTTCGCCAATGTGGTGCTGATTGATGAAATCAACCGCGCCCCCGCCAAAACCCAGGCGGCCCTGTTTGAGGTGATGGAGGAAGCACAGGTAACCGTAGATGGAGCAACGTACCACCTGGAGTATCCGTTTTTTGTGATGGCTACCCAAAACCCGATTGAACAGGAAGGGACGTACAAACTGCCCGAAGCACAACTGGATCGTTTTTTGATGAAAATCATCATCGACTACCCAACTTTGGAAGACGAAAAGAACATCTTGCGGCGCTTCCGCAAGGAATCCAAGGTGGATTTGCAAAAAGAGGTAAAAAAAGTATTGTCGCCCGCAAAAGTCAAAGCCTGCCGCGAGTTGATCGAGGAAGTGTTCATCGAAGACCATTTACTGGATTACATCGCCAATATTGTGACCCAAACGCGCAGCCACGGCGATTTGTACTTGGGGGCCTCGCCGCGGGCTTCACTCGCCATTTTGCGCAGCTCCAAGGTCGTAGCCGCCATCAGTGGTCGGGATTTTGTCACCCCTGAAGACATTCAATACGTGGCTTACCCGGTGTTGAATCATCGCATCATTTTGCAGCCGGAACGGGAAATGGAAGGTTTTGAGACGAAGGATGTGATTAAAGATATTCTGGCAAAGATTGAAGTGCCGAGGTAA